A segment of the Bactrocera neohumeralis isolate Rockhampton chromosome 3, APGP_CSIRO_Bneo_wtdbg2-racon-allhic-juicebox.fasta_v2, whole genome shotgun sequence genome:
AATTACACATTTTGCGAACAATTTGTAAGAATTAATTTCCACGCACGTTTTCGGACAATTATGCACAAATACTGGCGCGTTGTTTGACATTCGTTAGATCCCGTTAGCTGTACGGAAACGCAAGTAAACAACTACAGGGTGGTGTTTATTATTGCTGCCAACAAAATAAAGTTAAGCAATGAATTAGagacaaatttgaaatttagagaGGGGGAAACGGAAAATAAAATGCTGTCTATATGTATGCCatgcaaaaataaatcaaaacagTTTTAAGGCCTTCGTACAAACGTTAAGAAATTTGTATACAATCAGAATTTAAGTGGCATGTGAGCGGCTCACCGCagagtaaaattaattattaatttaaacaatataTACGTAAGCTacgttaataataataacgtcCGAAGTGCAAACAAGCATTATTTGGTGCAATCCATAATTTCATAACCATTATATTCACTTAATAACTCACGATTTgactttaattaaaatctttatCGCCCATAGGTAATCTCTGGCGTACAAGAGGAAAAACGACCGGTACGTTACGATCCAAAAGGTGCGGAAGATGAGGAAGCTGTCGAAGCAGAGGCCACTGCGCGTATGTACGGTAAGCCACTGAGGGAACCAATACTTGGCAAATATTTCGCTTTGCCCGGCAAAAGTGCTACAGAGCAACGCATCGATTTGGATACATCGCTTTCGTATATACCGGTATTTTCACATTTGCGCATACACGAAGCAGATGATATTGAGCGCCCACCCACACCGCCGGCCATACGTCGCATAAACAATGAAGACTATATGGAGTTCTACGATCCAAACAAGAAGGAGCGACCAGGACAAAAGAAACGAGACTCatgaataatgaaaatatgCAGATAATGCGCATCACATAAGAAATgtttttctaagaaattttataaaatttttaacgacTTTAATTGCGTACgatctatttttattattttataaaataaaaataaaatatatatttaactaattaCATGACACATAATCGTATATAACTTAAAACCTACAAACCTAAAACCTTACAGAACAAAATAATTGTGCATAATTCATATACATAACTCGATAGACTTATATTATTACGTAACTAATCTTGCAATATAGAACAGGCATCAAACATTTGACCGGcaatatgcacatatttagtTGGTTCTCGCTGTGAGAGTAAATCGAAGCAATGCGTCACCAGTTTCGACAAgtcaattatattaatttcgctGGCTTCGGAGGCAGATATTTGTACGGTGCCGCTGGGTGTTTCACGCTATTAATATTTGAGGgaaatttgatatatatgtatatgtatgaagataaataaatatgattgTACATACTAGTCTATCGAGGTAGTGCAGCAGCTGTTGACCCACCGAAGCTATTTTCAAGTAAGCATCACGTGATCTGTTTGCTACCAAATTCAAGCGTTTACCAGCGACTTCAAGCAGCAAGCGCGGAACATGTTCATCATCGCGTAACTGTTTCAAAAGCACTTCACCTTGCGCATCGTAAGAATGCGCGTACATTTCCACCGcctaaaataaatgaaacatgttttattgttgttttcctttttttttatttacttacctGCTGACGTATAAGTGCTGTCTTCTTCAATTTCCAACGTTCAGCCAAGCCCATAATCTTCGCCATGAACTCCATGTGCTCTTGTGTGTACAGCTGTTCCAGGTCTTCGCGTATCAAATCCATTGAGGCACTTATAGCCTTGCATAGAAAATGCTcacgttgttgttgcaatacCAAATCCGCTTCTGGCAGTTCATAGGGTAATTCCTTGTTAATATCGGTGAAGAACGCTTTATTGGCCATGGCATCGAATACGTTCGTAATGGGTTTAGGCATTTTTAACTGCAACGAGGCAATTAGGTGCAGGACAGCGCAAAGCTCATAATGCAACTGTAGTAATTCCTCAATGGCATTGTGTTGTTGCAGTGCCAGGTACTGTAAGGGCAGCGGACCCTCGGTTAACGATTCCTCGAATTTCAATTCACGACTGTCGTGTTCTAGTGAGCTAATGAAATGTTccaaaaattgtaaacataATTCTAGGAAATTGGGTACCAAAGCCGCTGACATTTCAATGTCCTGTTGGCACATTTTATCTTTTGGCAAGCGACCCGCCTTTTGTATCAGCTTCATCGTCGATTGCAGTGGATACTTCAATGCGGCATTCCAAAGCATACAACAGATGCCATGTTTAAGCGCATAATCTTCCGGCTTGAATTGGCTCAAGCAAGCGAGTGATGCACGCATATACTCCAATAGCGGCAGGTTTTTGCTCCAATGCACCATATAGTGCCACGACATAAGACTGAGTAGCATGCCGGGTTCCAAGCTGAATGGAAAGTGTTCACGTAAGAGCAGTAACTTCGTAAGCACTGGATCAGCGGCAGTATCCTCATTGCTGGCTAAGCATTGATCAACATCACCGCTGTCAGTTGGTGTCGCAGCTACATTGTCTGCTGTCTCTTCTTTATTTGTCGGTGTCGGAGAGCTTTCTTGTGCATTGCCGTCCTCTACTTTCAATTCGGTTGGAACAATTTTCATTGGATGTATACGTGAATTAATTAACCATTTGGCAGTAAGATCAGTGACGATACCTTTACCGCCGTTGACAATGAATTTTAAACTGCAATCTGGCGGTTCATAAGGCAGTTCGGGCATAACGGGTTCGCTGCATTGAATTGGATGCCTGTTGGAAACGCAAGTActttagttattttacaaacaaaataatatttggctACTTACTCCACTGTGGCGCCTAGTATTGAGATGTCCTCCAATTTTCCTATGAGTAAACCCCATTGTGCTTGATCGTGTGAGATTTGCTCCCACTTCTCTTCCTCTTCTGTCTGTGAACCTTCGTCACAGGAGCCCTAAGGAATGGAAAAAGTGATTACCACTATAGAAAGAGTCTAAATACTATTTGGCGTACCTCTCTGTATCCGCGACGTAGTTTGGCTGCAACTGATTTGCAAACGATTGCCGCTAGTAAACCAAACGATTTTGGGCAATCCAAGAGTATTTCGCGTATATCCTGCCACCATTGGGAAATTTCATTATAAGCATAATCGTTTACACGATCACCAGCAACCTCGCAAATCGCCCGTATCATGGCTGCCAACCGTGACATATCCGCAATAACTTCATCACTGAAAAGAGAAAAGTGTTTTGGAGCATTGGAAGCGTATTATCTAATATAATATTACCAGTTCTGGTAACGAAACGGTTTATCCATCCAAAAGTGTAGCGCTAATATCAGCAAATCTTCGGCGGGTATCTTCGCTTTAACAGTTGCCGCCTTCAGCTCCTCGAAGCAAAGTCCGCATGCGAAGAACTCTTTAAAAAGCTGACCACTGATGTAACCAAAACTATCGATTTTTTCACGCAATAACGTTAGCTTATCATTAGCATCCACTTTGAATATGCTCAAAAAGTCAACAAAGTCGCCATCTTCTTGACACTGCTCCTGGAATGTGACTTTCCCGCTGAGTTGTGCGCCAGCTTTGTTTTCGTTCGGGCTTGATTCGGCATATTTGTCACCAAGCAGCAATATAATTTGATTGATGGTCACCAAATCACAATCGTCCAGCTCTAAGTAATCATCAAATTCAACCTCAGTCGGTCGCTTCATGGTTACATAAAACTCTGCGAGCCGCTGATAGTTGTCTACTATGGTTTTAAAATTCTCATGCTCTGCATTCGATTCACTTTGGTCGTCATCGCTGACTTCTGACAGTAATGTATCGGCGAATGCGCtcataattttatgaaatatttgcgGTTTTAATTGCTTATTCTTCTTCAACATGTCCAAACATTGCTGGCGTACTTCAATCGTTTGAAAGTCAGCTGATATTTTGACAATTTCCTCGATATTGGCAGTACTATCCAAATTACGCAAGAGATTCTTTAGACGCCGGAACAAATGTATGTCTCGTGAGGTTTTAGAGTTTGTCTCACTTAACGCGAAATGAAAGGGTATCTGCACCTCTTTTACGCTGCCGTCGCTGGGGTCTAGGAACAGACAATAATTCGGTGTAGATGATTTTACCTTTAAACCGGGTGTGACacctgaaataaaagaatataaaaaaattatatacattaataattaataatataatataaaattaaaataaaaaacaaaatattttataaaaaatataagaatatattaaagaaatattaaacaaaataatatatatataaataaaaaaataaataaaataaaaaatagaatgaaaaggaaaaataaaaaaaacataaaaaaaattttaaaaagaatataaacattttttataacaaaacttatacaaaaattaaaaatgtcttaacaatttaatttcttatttggGATGTTTACTCACCCATCAGGCCATGCGTATTATATGCCAATTGTCCACTCTTTGTGACAGTGAAAGCTGCCACCTTCGGACCGTTTTGCAATGCCCAAATCTCTAAACAACCTAAACGTGGAGCATAAATAACTAGAAAAAGCGCCTTTCGATGTTGTGTTTTTACACCTTTCAATGAACGTTCCTTAACTGGTACAAAGGCACATTGCGCATCACGATAGCCCTTCCAAACGCGCAACAATACACCACGCCGCAGATCGACTAGCACAACGCGATCCAAGTTGTCGGTTACTGCGGCAAGCTGTCCATTCGGCGCCAGTGCAATTGTGTAGCCATCACGTTTGCCATCATGAAACCGGCAACGCGTACGCATCATCGACTCTTGCGCATGCGTAGCTGACGAGTCTGTCGGCTTCTCTGGCTGGCCAAATAGTTTACCCCAAACACTTCGATACGTTAAGTCTAGAACTCCCTTGGCTACTTCACCCAGCGTTGTGGTCCGATATCCTTCTTCTGCATAGTAAAAACCTATATAAGGTTCAGCACCCACACCCACCACC
Coding sequences within it:
- the LOC126753827 gene encoding rab3 GTPase-activating protein regulatory subunit — translated: MSCEVKTFGEIRDFHKVQEYFGLSHDENWLNAINFAISPMGELIALGQGEKLALLSSQWDNKSQVSTYVLSWCGELDDPNQIITSLLCLPIYGKGVSAGAEWTCIAIGLNSGMVLFYTDAGIKIFSQCYHDDPVLCIKAYSPPRHSEADSFLYITYNECMCIIKGADMLPLLVNMRLNFNRTYGRNAAIDTSGLPAADLLQFQKFKFSGQNGAIVNDAALTGSRYVTMYDHIIEQAVGIGCYAKVNTSPVQHSMVVGVGAEPYIGFYYAEEGYRTTTLGEVAKGVLDLTYRSVWGKLFGQPEKPTDSSATHAQESMMRTRCRFHDGKRDGYTIALAPNGQLAAVTDNLDRVVLVDLRRGVLLRVWKGYRDAQCAFVPVKERSLKGVKTQHRKALFLVIYAPRLGCLEIWALQNGPKVAAFTVTKSGQLAYNTHGLMGVTPGLKVKSSTPNYCLFLDPSDGSVKEVQIPFHFALSETNSKTSRDIHLFRRLKNLLRNLDSTANIEEIVKISADFQTIEVRQQCLDMLKKNKQLKPQIFHKIMSAFADTLLSEVSDDDQSESNAEHENFKTIVDNYQRLAEFYVTMKRPTEVEFDDYLELDDCDLVTINQIILLLGDKYAESSPNENKAGAQLSGKVTFQEQCQEDGDFVDFLSIFKVDANDKLTLLREKIDSFGYISGQLFKEFFACGLCFEELKAATVKAKIPAEDLLILALHFWMDKPFRYQNCDEVIADMSRLAAMIRAICEVAGDRVNDYAYNEISQWWQDIREILLDCPKSFGLLAAIVCKSVAAKLRRGYREGSCDEGSQTEEEEKWEQISHDQAQWGLLIGKLEDISILGATVEHPIQCSEPVMPELPYEPPDCSLKFIVNGGKGIVTDLTAKWLINSRIHPMKIVPTELKVEDGNAQESSPTPTNKEETADNVAATPTDSGDVDQCLASNEDTAADPVLTKLLLLREHFPFSLEPGMLLSLMSWHYMVHWSKNLPLLEYMRASLACLSQFKPEDYALKHGICCMLWNAALKYPLQSTMKLIQKAGRLPKDKMCQQDIEMSAALVPNFLELCLQFLEHFISSLEHDSRELKFEESLTEGPLPLQYLALQQHNAIEELLQLHYELCAVLHLIASLQLKMPKPITNVFDAMANKAFFTDINKELPYELPEADLVLQQQREHFLCKAISASMDLIREDLEQLYTQEHMEFMAKIMGLAERWKLKKTALIRQQAVEMYAHSYDAQGEVLLKQLRDDEHVPRLLLEVAGKRLNLVANRSRDAYLKIASVGQQLLHYLDRLRETPSGTVQISASEASEINIIDLSKLVTHCFDLLSQREPTKYVHIAGQMFDACSILQD